The Comamonas sp. GB3 AK4-5 genome includes a region encoding these proteins:
- a CDS encoding tripartite tricarboxylate transporter TctB family protein: MTKPIAADTEMRSADSTPEDGVIPSAKWQAAVGTAVVLLAAGMAWGASHIAGDAGYGGVGPAFVPWLCAAVLAVCGLWLVWEAKTGGYRHAGSGGGSGRADIGAFVWVSAGMLLNAGLIEHLGFIISCTLCYLLAVQGLRRAAHQAHTLTPKTLLKDAVVGLLIAAPVFWAFTQFLAINLPGLTETGWL, encoded by the coding sequence ATGACAAAACCTATTGCAGCAGACACTGAGATGCGGTCTGCCGACTCGACGCCGGAGGACGGAGTCATTCCTTCTGCGAAATGGCAGGCCGCTGTGGGCACTGCCGTGGTGCTGCTGGCTGCCGGCATGGCCTGGGGTGCCTCGCATATCGCGGGCGACGCCGGCTATGGCGGCGTGGGCCCGGCCTTTGTGCCCTGGTTGTGCGCGGCCGTGTTGGCCGTGTGCGGTCTGTGGCTGGTCTGGGAGGCCAAAACCGGTGGCTACCGCCATGCCGGCTCCGGCGGTGGCTCGGGCCGTGCCGATATCGGCGCCTTTGTCTGGGTGTCGGCCGGCATGCTGCTGAACGCCGGGCTGATCGAGCACCTGGGCTTCATCATCAGCTGCACGCTGTGCTATCTCCTTGCCGTGCAAGGCCTGCGCCGCGCGGCCCACCAGGCACATACGCTGACGCCCAAGACCTTGCTCAAGGACGCCGTGGTCGGCCTCTTGATTGCGGCACCAGTGTTTTGGGCCTTTACGCAATTCCTGGCCATCAATCTACCGGGCCTGACCGAGACGGGGTGGCTGTAA